The Grus americana isolate bGruAme1 chromosome 29, bGruAme1.mat, whole genome shotgun sequence genome contains the following window.
CGcggcaggagcagctcagaaGCGGCCCGGCACCTTCAAAAAGCATCACGATTGGGCGCGAGGCTGGGTTTGACACCAAATATTTCATTGTCTGACTCAGAGGGAGCAACTTTTTCACCTCCAAAGCGATTGTGACGGCTGCTCGTAGACGGTGTCACCCCCAAAGCGCCCGGAAAGCTTGTTTCAGTGGTTTAGCAGCTCATGAGCACACCAGCGCTCcggaaaaaatgcaaaaccccTGGGGAGCTGCCAAGTGGCGGCAGCGAGGTGGGATGGCACGAGCCAGCGCGCTGTCACCGCCATCTAGTGCCACCACGGCACGGCCCCACCGCCCGCACCCTCCCATTTGGGTGCCCGGAGCAGCTCCGGCACCTCCAGCATCCCAGTTTTTCCCTTcagggcagtggggctggggaatGTGGGTGGGAACGTGGGAGGGAATTTGGGGAGGGAGCCCCGTGCCCTGCTCTCACTCCCAACAGTCAGTGGGAATTCCAGCTCCGTGTTGCAAGGGGGGGTTTCATCCCCCGAGGAGCCCAACGCCAGCAGGAGCTCTATGTCGTGCAATAGCTGATCTCTACCTTCTGCcgttctgcagcagctggaggcttTGCTCGCGCTGGAGATGGCTGCGGTCAGCCTCGCTGCTGTATTTGATCGCTTCTGCAGGGTTTCTTGACACCAAaccccttcccccacctccagcaaTGGGGCTTTGTGCTGTTTTTGGGCGCCGCTTTGGCCGAGGGCTCGGTGTGCCGAACCGCAGCAGGAAAGgcagcggcagggctgggggctgggaacGGCTTTGcggtttttctttcctttgaaaagtgttttgggggggtggtgggtgcaGCTGCTCGCCATGACGGAGGAAGACTTGCCATCAAATGCTGCAGAGAATTGCCCAAAAAGCAGCGGTGGTGATGGGATTTGGGTTATTTGCCTAAAGCCACGTGCCTGGGAGCGAGCCAGGGTCAGCAGGGTGGACCCAGCCCCAGTTCACTCCTGGCCAGCATCCCCAAAATGCTGAAACCCCCCcaatttccccccctccacgCCTGGTCCCAGGCAATGCCCGGCTTGGGACGTGCAGCATCTGCCCCGGGTTTTGCCTCCATGAACAATTTTCTGTCCGTCTGGGAGGTTTTGGAGGGGGGTTCAGCATCCCTCCAGCCCAGAGCATCGCCCGGGCGGGTTTATTCCCCCAGGATGCTCCAAAGAACCCCGAGTTGTTCTCGGAGGCTTCAAAATGGGGGGGGTGAGGTGCCAGGGATGCTCTGGGACGTGGCGCGTGGCCGAGCGGCCGCCGTGTCCCTGGTAATGAAgccagcagggtgggggggtgtcgCTGGCCCTGCGGTTTCGGCAGAGgcggcagctctgcagaagggctCAGCTCGGGGAGGAGCTGGCCCCGCCATCCCAGCAGCGGCCAGCGATGGCGGCCAGGGGCTTGCTGGCCCCCACGGggctgctgtggctctgcctGGGTGGGTGGCCAGGCCCTGCTTTGGGGAGATTTCTGGGCTTTTTGGAGCAAGTggctgcggggggggcggcggcggcggcgggggttacggcggggccgggctggagGCCGCAGGGGGAAATGAGCCCACGGTTGGTtcccgcagccccggcagcgctgctgaggctgcaccagccccagcccgtcCTGACTGTGGAGAACGGGGATGCGGTGGAGATCGTCTGCGAGGCCAGCGAGGCCATGGAGCATGAAGCCAATGTGTTCTGGTACCAGCGTGATGGCAGGGATGGGCCCAAACTGCTCCTGGATTGCGAGAGCAGGAATAAGAGCAGATTCTCCTGCGAGTTCAAGAGGCACAGTGCCAGTGCCACACTTCACATTGACCATGCCCGCCCCAACGACACCGGGCTCTACCTGTGTGCCTACCACACAGGCTTGGACTTACATTTCGGCAACGGCACCACGCTGCTGGTGGGAGGTAGGATGGCGACATTGGCAGGGAGTGGGACCCCCATGTCACCCCCATGTCCCTCATCCCCTGCTGTCACCCGCACCCTAtgtcctcctgcagcatcctccatcccagccaccCCCTGCTCTGTACCCCTCcacccctgcctcccctccacccctggctctcctccatcccctggctcccctccatccctggctcccctctgcccctccatcccacctccctggcccccgcccccctcagccccccctgcaccccctctcCTTCTTGCAGACAGCTGgatgggcaggagctgggtgaTGGTGCTGGCGCCCcgtggggctccccagggccccCCTGGCCCGGTCTGTGCCGTGGGTGACACCGCCGGCCCTGTCCTCGTCTCCTGGCCGGGGGGGCCcgggagggtgctggggctggggggcagcacGGGGCCGCTCATCAGCCCCATGGGCACGGACACGGGAACCGGGGGGCTCTGCCAAGTGCGATTCAACGCCTCGGGGCCCCCCATCCAGAGGAGCGTGGAGCTGTTCAGGGCTGCGGGTGAGTACGGGGAACATCCCCCCAAGCTGGGTCAcctgtggggaaactgaggcagcggGGATGGCCTGTCCCAGGCTGTGGGGACGGTGGGACAAGGCAGCCCCTCTCCTTTAGGCAGCTGCAAAACCCTCACCACCTGGGTCCTGGTTAGGGCCAtcttggtgctgctgctgctgttgctgctcaGCATTTGCCTCTGCCTCAGCATCTACTGCTTCCACCGCACCACACCGATGGGTAAGGAGTGTGGCACAGGTGTGGAGGTCTCCCACTGTGTCCCCCGCTGACCCCACTGTCCTGTGCATCCTGTTGTCACCCCACCATCCTTGATCCCCCTCCATCCATCATCCTGCTCCAtcccctctgtccccctccGTCCCCTCCATCTCCACACTAGGGACACGTCTCCCGGCTCTGTCCCCTGCAGGCCAGCACAGCGGGATGAGGTGAGGCTGTGCGGCCCCCGCGTGCCCCCAGactgggctggcagggaggcagtgtcCCTCTGCAGGGGACGGGcgcagccccgctgctgcccggcGGGGAAATTGGGGCTGCGCGGGTGGCTCTGACGCCATCGTCCCCCgcaggaagagctgcagtaCGCCCAGCTGAGGTTCGCTGCCCCAGCCAGGCGCACGCCCTGACCCGCAGCCGGACGCGGTGACAGCCCCGACCCCAGAGCTCGTCCCTCCGTGCCCGAACCCCCCCGGCATGGCGCTGTTGAACCCCCCCCATCCCGCGGCGCTGGGGCGGCTGCACCCGCTTTGCGGCCAAGGACGAAATAAAGAGGTTTGGGCTTCGgcggcagcagcctggctcGATGGCGTGGTGTGCCCAGCGTGTCCCCCCCAGGGCCTGTCCCCAGGAGCGGGACAGAGCGGGCTGAGTGCTGGGGCCAGACAAGGCCACAGGCTGCTTCCAGCCACACTTCTCCTTTCCAAAAGCCACAGCCCTGGCTCTCACACTCGGCGCCTCCATCCGCCatgccctggggcagcagctccctcttcCTCCGTGCACCGTCCCTCTGCACAGCTCCCGGGGGCTCCCCACAGAGCCCAAACACGACGGATTTAGAACCCCCCTGGCCCACCACCACTTTCAGGCTGCGACGGTCGGCCTTTGCCATCACCGGCCATGGGATGCTGCGggaggggatgctggggggcCCGTCCCAGAACCACAGCTCCCGCCCGCTTCTTTTTAGGCTTTCCCTTCCTTAGTTCGACCCACATCAGCTGCACGAACCCCCGGGCGCCTTCGAGGGCTCTGAGCAATGGCGGGTGctgccctccccttcccctccccttccctgccaaaagacccctctgcctgcagcacccaccCGCACGGGGGTTATTGCAGAGCCCCAGGTCGACAGCACCCCACACTgctgggggtgggaagggacctctggagatcatctcgtCCATcccccctgccagagcaggatcacccagagcaggtcgcacaggatc
Protein-coding sequences here:
- the LOC129197709 gene encoding uncharacterized protein LOC129197709 — protein: MAARGLLAPTGLLWLCLAPAALLRLHQPQPVLTVENGDAVEIVCEASEAMEHEANVFWYQRDGRDGPKLLLDCESRNKSRFSCEFKRHSASATLHIDHARPNDTGLYLCAYHTGLDLHFGNGTTLLVGDSWMGRSWVMVLAPRGAPQGPPGPVCAVGDTAGPVLVSWPGGPGRVLGLGGSTGPLISPMGTDTGTGGLCQVRFNASGPPIQRSVELFRAAGSCKTLTTWVLVRAILVLLLLLLLSICLCLSIYCFHRTTPMGTRLPALSPAGQHSGMRKSCSTPS